The following coding sequences are from one Coffea arabica cultivar ET-39 chromosome 11e, Coffea Arabica ET-39 HiFi, whole genome shotgun sequence window:
- the LOC113717727 gene encoding uncharacterized protein isoform X2: protein MGGGRKNLKRAVEEETLTLQQGQSIMQVVDLRGSNLIEVMDAKGERSLAIFPAKFQKSMWIKRGNFVVVDETGREEAAEFGRKVGCVVIRVLFYEQVQVLQKSPEWPEVFKAATLGNSKQDLQSHTSNMEENDNSSDDDGLPPLEANTNRLRPFQSHSDTESASDSDSEP from the exons ATGGGAGGTGGACGGAAAAATTTGAAGAGGGCTGTTGAGGAAGAGACCTTAACGCTTCAACAAGGGCAAAGCATCATGCAAGTTGTGGACCTGCGGGGCTCCAATCTTATTGAG GTAATGGATGCAAAAGGGGAGAGATCGTTAGCTATATTTCCAGCAAAATTTCAAAAGAGCATGTGGATAAAACGAG GGAACTTTGTGGTGGTTGACGAGACTGGAAGGGAGGAAGCAGCTGAATTTGGTCGGAAAGTAGGTTGCGTTGTTATACGGGTTCTCTTTTATGAACAAGTACAAGTGCTCCAAAAATCTCCTGAATG GCCAGAAGTATTtaaagcagcaactttaggAAATTCGAAGCAGGATTTGCAGTCGCACACTTCAAATATGGAGGAGAATGACAATTCAAGTGATGATGATGGACTTCCACCTTTAGAAGCCAATACAAACAGATTGAGACCTTTCCAATCACATTCAGATACAGAGTCAGCTTCAGATTCTGACTCCGAGCCCTGA
- the LOC113717727 gene encoding uncharacterized protein isoform X1: MGGGRKNLKRAVEEETLTLQQGQSIMQVVDLRGSNLIEVMDAKGERSLAIFPAKFQKSMWIKRGNFVVVDETGREEAAEFGRKVGCVVIRVLFYEQVQVLQKSPECGRRYYLIARDFCSYEYLPRGHLYQTSRRPEVFKAATLGNSKQDLQSHTSNMEENDNSSDDDGLPPLEANTNRLRPFQSHSDTESASDSDSEP; this comes from the exons ATGGGAGGTGGACGGAAAAATTTGAAGAGGGCTGTTGAGGAAGAGACCTTAACGCTTCAACAAGGGCAAAGCATCATGCAAGTTGTGGACCTGCGGGGCTCCAATCTTATTGAG GTAATGGATGCAAAAGGGGAGAGATCGTTAGCTATATTTCCAGCAAAATTTCAAAAGAGCATGTGGATAAAACGAG GGAACTTTGTGGTGGTTGACGAGACTGGAAGGGAGGAAGCAGCTGAATTTGGTCGGAAAGTAGGTTGCGTTGTTATACGGGTTCTCTTTTATGAACAAGTACAAGTGCTCCAAAAATCTCCTGAATG TGGCCGGAGATATTACTTAATAGCAAGGGACTTCTGttcctatgaatatctgccTCGTGGACATTTATACCAAACTTCCAGAAG GCCAGAAGTATTtaaagcagcaactttaggAAATTCGAAGCAGGATTTGCAGTCGCACACTTCAAATATGGAGGAGAATGACAATTCAAGTGATGATGATGGACTTCCACCTTTAGAAGCCAATACAAACAGATTGAGACCTTTCCAATCACATTCAGATACAGAGTCAGCTTCAGATTCTGACTCCGAGCCCTGA